In Hippoglossus stenolepis isolate QCI-W04-F060 chromosome 21, HSTE1.2, whole genome shotgun sequence, one DNA window encodes the following:
- the abcc3 gene encoding ATP-binding cassette sub-family C member 3 isoform X2, whose translation MERLCGPELPFWVANQTFHTERPDLTECFQLSVLSWLPCIYLWAVSPVYLFYLKRNNKGYIMMSIMNRFKTVFGLLLWIVCWTDLFYTFHELRQGNGHPPIYFVTPLVLGMTMLLATFLIQFERLRGVQSSGVLFIFWFLSVLCAIVPFRSKILQASSQSEVTDKLRFTTFYLYFTLALCELILCCFNEKPPLFSSAVTDPNPCPEATAGFLSSMTFWWFTSMAIKGYKMPLEAKDLWSLNKRDSSKVMVPNLLREWEKEQTKAKSEPHLSTQAVYSKPLPSSTNHIAGGGGGGGESSPEEAEVLLSNQKAAPHKPSFLRSLIKAFGPYFMIGSAYKLMQDIVTFVNPQLLRMLIKFTEQKGVPDWWGYALAFLMFFTAILQTLILHHHFQYCFVTGMNVRTAIIGAIYRKSLVITNAAKRSTTVGEVVNLMSVDAQRFMDLTTFLNMLWSAPLQIMLALYFLWQNLGPSVLAGVAVMIMLIPLNAVIAMKTRAYQVEQMQYKDSRIKLMNEILNGIKVLKLYAWENSFRDKVLDIRQKELNTLRKTAYLGALSTMAWTSAPFLVALTTFAVYVTVDENNILDAEKAFVSLALFNILRFPLNMLPQVISSMVQASVSLKRIQNFLSHDELDPNSVDRKNNTTEFSVTVVNGKFTWSKEDLPVLQNINVMVPQGSLLAVVGHVGCGKSSLISALLGEMEKLEGEISIRGSVAYVPQQAWIQNCTLRDNILFGIAYNEQKYRCVLEACALTPDLEVLPGGDMTEIGEKGINLSGGQRQRVSLARALYSDADVYLLDDPLSAVDAHVAKHIFDNLIGPEGALKGKTRILVTHGISFLPQVDNIMVIVEGRVSEMGSYQELLTQNGAFAEFLRNYALEDFVEEDQALEELIEDEELFPDDALSNHTDMVDNEPVVNETKRNFIRQISIISSDGENPRCRSVRRQGCSQKKSPEPQEKKKPLEMEKLIQSETSATGRVKTKVYLEYAKAVGPLLSVFICFLYGCQSASAIGANFWLSQWTNDASKNQTKENANMRVGVYAALGTAQGVLLLVNCLLCRAYSMLRAAKLTHYNMLQGVLRAPQAFFESTPTGRLLNRFSKDIDAIDSHIPENIDIWMRTF comes from the exons gtaGCCAATCAGACGTTCCACACAGAGCGGCCCGACCTCACAGAGTGTTTCCAGCTGTCTGTCTTATCATGGCTGCCGTGCATCTACCTGTGGGCCGTGAGCCCAGTCTACCTCTTCTATCTCAAGAGGAACAACAAGGGCTACATCATGATGTCCATTATGAACAGGTTCAAAACG GTGTTTGGCTTGTTGTTATGGATAGTGTGTTGGACAGATCTCTTCTACACATTCCACGAACTGCGGCAGGGAAACGGCCACCCGCCCATCTACTTTGTCACCCCGCTGGTTCTTGGCATGACCATG ctGCTGGCCACGTTTCTGATCCAGTTTGAGAGGTTACGTGGGGTTCAGTCCTCGGGGGTCCTCTTCATCTTCTGGttcctgtctgtgttgtgtgccATTGTGCCTTTCCGCTCCAAGATCCTACAGGCCTCCAGCCAg aGTGAGGTGACAGACAAGCTGCGATTCACCACGTTCTACTTGTACTTCACTCTGGCGCTGTGTGAGCtcatcctctgctgcttcaatGAGAaacctcctctcttctccagtGCCGTCACAGACCCT AACCCCTGCCCTGAAGCCACAGCaggttttctctcctccatgaCATTTTGGTGGTTCACAAG tatgGCTATTAAAGGCTACAAAATGCCCCTTGAGGCCAAAGACCTGTGGTCTCTGAACAAGCGCGACAGCTCCAAGGTGATGGTCCCAAATCTCCTCAGAGAGTGGGAGAAGGAGCAGACCAAAGCCAAGAG CGAACCGCATCTGTCCACCCAGGCTGTGTACTCCAAGCCCCTGCCGTCGAGCACCAACCATatcgcaggaggaggaggtggaggaggtgaaagtAGCCCAGAGGAAGCAGAGGTGCTGCTGTCCAATCAGAAAGCTGCTCCCCACAAGCCGTCCTTCCTGCGTTCCCTCATCAAAGCCTTCGGACCCTACTTTATGATAGGCTCGGCCTACAAGCTCATGCAGGATATCGTCACCTTCGTCAACCCTCAGCTGCTTAG GATGTTGATCAAATTCACAGAACAGAAGGGTGTTCCTGATTGGTGGGGTTACGCACTGGCCTTCCTCATGTTCTTCACAGCTATCCTGCAGACTCTCATTCTTCACCATCACTTTCAGTACTGTTTTGTCACCGGCATGAATGTACGCACAGCTATCATAGGAGCAATCTACAGGAAG TCTCTGGTGATAACTAACGCCGCCAAGCGTTCAACTACCGTGGGAGAGGTAGTCAACCTGATGTCTGTGGACGCACAGAGGTTCATGGACCTCACCACCTTCCTCAACATGTTGTGGTCGGCTCCTCTTCAGATTATGCTGGCACTTTATTTCCTGTGGCAG AACCTCGGTCCATCTGTGCTGGCTGGGGTCGCTGTCATGATCATGCTGATCCCATTAAATGCTGTCATCGCTATGAAGACCCGAGCCTACCAG gTGGAGCAAATGCAGTACAAAGACTCGCGTATCAAACTGATGAACGAGATCCTAAACGGCATAAAAGTGCTAAAGCTGTACGCCTGGGAGAACTCCTTCAGAGACAAGGTCCTGGACATTCGGCAGAAGGAGCTCAACACTCTGCGCAAAACAGCCTACCTGGGAGCACTGTCCACCATGGCCTGGACCAGCGCACCTTTCCTG GTTGCCTTGACAACGTTTGCTGTTTATGTGACTGTGGATGAGAACAACATCCTGGACGCAGAGAAGGCCTTTGTGTCACTCGCACTCTTTAACATCCTCAGGTTTCCTCTCAACATGCTTCCCCAGGTCATCAGCAGCATGGTGCAG GCCAGTGTCTCACTGAAGCGAATCCAAAATTTCCTGAGTCATGATGAGCTGGACCCAAATTCAGTTGACCGAAAGAACAACACCACAG AATTCTCAGTGACAGTTGTCAATGGGAAGTTCACCTGGAGTAAAGAAGATCTTCCTGTTCTGCAGAA CATCAATGTGATGGTGCCCCAGGGCTCCCTGCTGGCAGTGGTGGGCCACGTTGGTTGTGGGAAATCCTCCCTGATCTCTGCACTGCTGGGAGAAATGGAGAAACTGGAGGGAGAGATTTCTATTCGG GGATCAGTGGCGTACGTACCGCAGCAGGCCTGGATACAGAATTGCACCCTGCGTGACAACATCCTGTTTGGGATAGCCTACAATGAGCAGAAGTACCGCTGCGTACTGGAAGCCTGTGCTTTAACCCCTGACCTCGAGGTGTTGCCTGGAGGAGACATGACTGAGATAGGAGAGAAG GGGATCAACCTCTCCGGTGGCCAGAGACAGAGGGTGAGCCTGGCCCGAGCCCTGTACAGTGACGCTGATGTCTACCTGCTGGACGACCCGCTGTCCGCTGTGGACGCCCATGTTGCCAAACACATCTTTGACAACCTCATCGGTCCAGAGGGGGCACTGAAGGGCAAG ACCCGCATCTTGGTGACACACGGCATCAGCTTCCTGCCTCAGGTGGATAACATAATGGTGATAGTGGAGGGTCGGGTGTCAGAGATGGGCTCCTACCAGGAGCTGCTCACACAGAACGGGGCCTTCGCAGAGTTTCTGAGGAACTACGCCCTGGAAGATTTTGTTGAGGAGGACCAGGCCCTTG AGGAGTTAATTGAAGATGAGGAGTTGTTCCCTGATGATGCCCTTAGCAACCACACAGACATGGTGGACAACGAACCAGTGGTCAACGAAACTAAGAGAAATTTCATAAG GCAGATCAGCATCATTTCATCAGATGGAGAGAACCCCAGGTGTCGCTCAGTGAGGAGACAGGGCTGCAGCCAGAAGAAATCCCCAGAGccacaagagaagaagaaaccacTTGAGATGGAGAAACTCATCCAGTCAGAGACATCAGCAACCGGCAGG GTGAAAACAAAAGTGTACCTGGAGTATGCCAAGGCAGTGGGACCCCTACTGTCAGTGTTCATCTGTTTCCTGTACGGCTGTCAGAGTGCATCTGCCATCGGAGCAAACTTCTGGCTCAGCCAGTGGACTAATGATGCCTCAAAAAATCAGACTAAGGAGAATGCTAATATGAGGGTGGGGGTGTATGCAGCATTGGGCACTGCACAAG